One window from the genome of Luteithermobacter gelatinilyticus encodes:
- a CDS encoding vitamin B12-dependent ribonucleotide reductase has product MRINRRFTSPDQSPYHGLDFRSANSEIRNPDGSIVFELKDIEVPADWSQVATDIIAQKYFRKAGVPSCLKAVEEPDVPSWLWRHEADKEALEALPAEKRYGPERSAKQVFDRLAGTWTYWGWKGGYFTEESDARAFFDEMRYMLATQMCAPNSPQWFNTGLHWAYGIDGPAQGHYYVDYQTGKLTRSRSAYEHPQPHACFIQSVEDDLVNEGGIMDLWTREARLFKYGSGTGSNFSNIRGQGEPLSGGGKSSGLMSFLKIGDRAAGAIKSGGTTRRAAKMVIVDIDHPDIEDFINWKVREEQKVAALVAGSKITANHLREVMNACQQEDLSEEDRYEAHKNPHLKTAIIAARNAMIPENYIQRVIQFARQGFTEIEFETYDTDWDSEAYMTVSGQNSNNSVRVTDDFMRAVEEDRDWALIHRGGNHSVAKTVKAQALWDDIALSAWQCADPGLQFHTTINDWHTCPESGEIRASNPCSEYMFLDDTACNLASLNLMKFRGREERFDVDSFEHAVRLWTMALEISVLMAQFPSKEIAQRSYDFRTLGLGYANIGGLIMASGYSYDSDEGRALCGAITALMTGAAYRTSAEMARELGSFPAYEKNSDSMLRVIRNHRRAAWGKTDGYEELQTIPVPLDIVNCPFPEIATAAGAAWDQALEIGTLHGYRNAQTTVIAPTGTIGLVMDCDTTGIEPDFALVKYKKLAGGGHFKIINRLVPQALKTLGYTPKQIDEMAKYAVGHGTLHGAPHINPESLKEKGFSEAQLDILEENIKGAFDISFAFNHWVLGKDFCRDVLGFSEEQLNDLSFNMLEALGFSKKQIEEANLYCTGTMTLEGAPHLKEQHLPVFDCANPCGKIGKRYLSAESHIRMMAAAQPFISGAISKTINMPASATVEDCKKAYMLSWRLGLKANALYRDGSKLSQPLNTSLLKEDDLAEDKSQAEKTRIVAERIVERIVEQQGPARRQKLPSRRKGYTQKAMVGGHKVYLRTGEYDDGRLGEIFIDMHKEGAAFRSLMNNFAIALSIGLQYGVPLEEYVDAFTFTRFEPSGQVVGNDAIKMATSVLDYIFRELAVSYLGRNDLAHVDPEDLLPDSIGTGDASAAPAFSAEASGKNLDRMMELASTGYVRKSNLYVLNTKTKGQASEQAASDPISASVSVETTTTAVNAGVVQTTTQRVTESVTDRIVQARMKGYEGDACGECGNFTMVRNGTCLKCDTCGSTSGCS; this is encoded by the coding sequence ATGAGAATCAACCGTCGTTTTACTTCACCAGATCAGTCTCCCTATCATGGGCTTGACTTTCGTTCTGCCAATAGCGAAATCCGCAATCCGGATGGCAGTATCGTCTTCGAGCTGAAAGATATTGAGGTGCCGGCGGACTGGAGTCAGGTGGCCACCGATATCATTGCCCAGAAATATTTCCGCAAAGCCGGTGTGCCGTCCTGTTTGAAGGCGGTTGAGGAGCCCGATGTACCCAGCTGGCTATGGCGGCATGAAGCGGATAAGGAAGCTCTTGAAGCGTTGCCCGCAGAGAAAAGATATGGCCCGGAACGCAGCGCCAAGCAGGTGTTTGACCGCCTGGCCGGCACCTGGACCTACTGGGGCTGGAAAGGGGGATATTTCACGGAAGAATCGGATGCCCGGGCATTTTTTGATGAAATGCGCTACATGCTGGCTACACAAATGTGCGCCCCCAATTCTCCTCAATGGTTTAATACCGGTCTTCATTGGGCATATGGCATCGACGGTCCGGCTCAGGGACATTATTATGTGGACTATCAGACAGGCAAATTAACCCGCTCCAGGAGTGCTTACGAACACCCGCAACCCCATGCCTGCTTTATCCAGAGCGTCGAAGATGATCTGGTTAATGAAGGCGGGATTATGGATCTTTGGACACGTGAAGCGCGTCTGTTTAAATACGGGTCCGGCACGGGCAGCAACTTTTCAAACATTCGTGGGCAAGGCGAACCTCTGTCTGGCGGGGGCAAATCTTCCGGATTGATGAGTTTCCTGAAAATCGGCGATCGCGCCGCCGGGGCCATCAAATCCGGCGGCACTACCCGGCGTGCCGCAAAAATGGTGATTGTGGATATTGACCATCCCGATATAGAGGATTTCATCAACTGGAAAGTTCGCGAAGAGCAAAAAGTTGCCGCGCTGGTGGCTGGCTCCAAAATCACGGCCAACCACCTCAGGGAAGTCATGAACGCCTGCCAGCAGGAAGACCTCTCCGAAGAGGATCGTTACGAGGCGCATAAAAATCCGCATCTGAAAACCGCCATTATTGCCGCCCGCAACGCCATGATACCGGAAAATTATATCCAGCGGGTGATCCAGTTCGCCCGACAAGGTTTCACGGAAATTGAATTTGAAACCTATGATACGGACTGGGATTCTGAAGCCTATATGACGGTTTCCGGGCAGAACTCCAACAACTCTGTGCGGGTAACCGACGATTTTATGCGGGCTGTCGAAGAAGACCGGGACTGGGCACTGATTCACCGGGGGGGCAACCATTCAGTGGCCAAAACGGTCAAGGCGCAGGCGCTGTGGGATGATATTGCATTATCGGCCTGGCAATGTGCCGATCCGGGATTGCAGTTTCATACCACCATCAATGATTGGCACACTTGCCCCGAATCAGGGGAAATCCGGGCCTCCAACCCCTGTTCCGAATATATGTTTCTGGATGATACGGCCTGTAATTTGGCGTCACTCAATTTGATGAAATTCCGCGGGCGCGAGGAACGTTTTGATGTGGACTCTTTTGAACATGCCGTACGTCTTTGGACCATGGCGCTGGAAATTTCCGTGCTGATGGCGCAGTTCCCTTCAAAGGAAATTGCCCAGCGCAGCTATGATTTCCGCACACTTGGTCTTGGATATGCCAATATTGGCGGTCTGATCATGGCCTCTGGCTATTCCTATGACAGTGACGAAGGCCGTGCCCTGTGTGGCGCCATCACCGCGCTAATGACCGGAGCGGCCTATCGCACTTCTGCGGAAATGGCTCGGGAACTGGGCAGTTTCCCAGCCTATGAAAAAAACAGTGATTCTATGCTCCGGGTAATCCGCAATCACCGTCGCGCCGCCTGGGGCAAAACAGATGGTTATGAAGAGTTACAGACCATCCCGGTGCCGCTCGATATTGTCAATTGCCCCTTCCCTGAAATTGCCACGGCAGCAGGGGCAGCCTGGGATCAGGCATTGGAAATCGGCACCCTGCACGGTTATCGCAACGCTCAGACCACGGTGATCGCGCCCACGGGCACCATCGGCCTGGTTATGGATTGCGACACAACCGGCATTGAACCGGACTTTGCGCTGGTGAAATACAAAAAGCTCGCGGGCGGCGGACATTTTAAGATCATCAATCGCCTGGTGCCCCAGGCGTTGAAAACACTGGGGTACACCCCGAAACAGATTGATGAAATGGCCAAATATGCGGTTGGTCACGGCACCCTGCATGGCGCCCCGCATATTAACCCGGAAAGCCTGAAGGAAAAAGGTTTCTCCGAAGCACAGCTGGATATTTTGGAAGAGAATATCAAAGGAGCGTTTGATATCAGTTTTGCCTTTAATCACTGGGTTCTGGGCAAGGACTTCTGTCGGGATGTGCTGGGCTTCTCAGAAGAACAGCTGAATGATCTGTCCTTTAACATGCTGGAAGCTCTAGGGTTCAGTAAAAAGCAGATCGAGGAAGCCAATCTGTATTGTACCGGCACCATGACCCTGGAAGGGGCGCCACATCTGAAGGAACAGCATCTGCCGGTCTTTGATTGCGCCAACCCTTGCGGCAAAATCGGCAAACGTTACTTAAGTGCGGAAAGCCATATTCGCATGATGGCGGCGGCCCAGCCGTTCATTTCCGGGGCGATTTCGAAAACCATCAATATGCCGGCCTCGGCAACTGTCGAAGACTGCAAGAAGGCCTATATGCTCTCCTGGCGGCTGGGCTTGAAGGCCAATGCGCTATACCGGGACGGCTCAAAACTCAGCCAGCCTTTGAATACTTCCCTGCTCAAGGAAGACGATCTGGCGGAAGACAAGTCCCAGGCTGAGAAAACCCGGATTGTGGCGGAACGCATCGTCGAACGTATTGTCGAACAGCAAGGACCAGCCAGACGGCAAAAACTGCCCAGTCGCCGCAAGGGATATACCCAGAAAGCCATGGTGGGAGGGCATAAAGTTTATCTCAGAACCGGCGAGTATGATGACGGCAGACTGGGCGAGATCTTTATCGACATGCACAAGGAAGGCGCCGCTTTCCGCAGCCTCATGAACAATTTTGCCATTGCGCTGTCCATTGGCCTGCAATATGGGGTGCCGCTCGAAGAATATGTCGATGCCTTCACCTTTACCCGTTTTGAACCGTCAGGCCAGGTTGTTGGCAATGACGCTATTAAGATGGCCACCTCTGTTCTGGATTATATTTTCCGTGAATTGGCCGTTTCTTATCTGGGGCGGAATGATTTGGCGCATGTGGATCCGGAAGACCTGCTGCCTGATTCCATTGGCACCGGTGATGCATCCGCTGCACCGGCGTTTTCTGCCGAAGCATCGGGGAAAAACCTTGACCGCATGATGGAACTGGCCAGCACCGGTTATGTGCGTAAAAGCAATCTGTATGTGTTAAATACGAAAACCAAGGGACAGGCCAGTGAACAGGCCGCAAGCGACCCTATAAGTGCTTCTGTAAGCGTGGAAACCACCACCACAGCGGTCAATGCCGGTGTCGTGCAGACCACCACCCAAAGGGTAACGGAAAGTGTCACCGACAGGATCGTTCAGGCCCGCATGAAAGGATATGAAGGTGATGCCTGCGGTGAATGCGGAAACTTCACCATGGTCAGAAACGGTACATGTCTGAAATGCGATACCTGCGGATCGACAAGCGGATGTTCGTAA
- a CDS encoding DsbA family protein → MKHTRIFLTVFLPICVVLTIGLSLKPAEAQADTSGFTDVQKEQIRDVVRQYILENPEIIPEAIDILRSRQIAHVLAQYHEPLYNDGISYVGGNPNGDLTIIEFFDYNCSYCKKAMSTVNRLLKEDKGLRIIYKEFPILAESSVTAAKASLAAIRQGKYEEFHKALMKNRKPLDEELIFSIARNVGLDEQKLAVDMTDPAISRSIEENTALARALNITGTPAFIIGNTIIPGALPYEELKKTVAKARKDVPQKASR, encoded by the coding sequence ATGAAACATACAAGAATATTTTTGACGGTTTTCCTGCCAATCTGTGTGGTTTTAACCATCGGACTGTCATTAAAGCCGGCAGAAGCCCAAGCGGACACATCTGGTTTTACGGACGTGCAAAAAGAACAAATTCGTGACGTCGTGCGACAGTATATCCTGGAAAATCCGGAAATCATTCCGGAAGCGATTGACATTTTGCGTTCCCGTCAGATCGCTCACGTTCTGGCCCAGTACCACGAACCGCTTTATAATGATGGGATCAGCTATGTGGGCGGCAACCCCAATGGGGATCTCACCATTATCGAATTTTTTGATTACAACTGTAGTTATTGCAAGAAGGCGATGTCCACAGTGAACCGGTTGCTGAAAGAGGATAAGGGCCTGCGCATCATCTATAAGGAATTTCCCATTCTGGCGGAATCCTCGGTAACGGCGGCCAAGGCGTCACTGGCGGCAATCCGACAGGGAAAATATGAAGAATTCCATAAGGCTCTGATGAAAAACCGCAAGCCGCTGGATGAAGAGCTTATTTTTTCCATCGCGCGTAATGTAGGCCTTGATGAGCAGAAGCTTGCCGTCGATATGACAGATCCGGCCATCAGCCGTTCCATAGAGGAAAATACTGCCCTGGCCCGGGCGCTGAATATTACCGGCACGCCAGCTTTTATTATTGGGAACACCATTATTCCAGGAGCCCTGCCTTATGAAGAGTTGAAGAAAACTGTCGCCAAGGCGCGCAAGGACGTACCGCAAAAGGCCTCTCGCTGA
- a CDS encoding DUF2155 domain-containing protein, whose protein sequence is MNERLVKKTGILSDLMILFVALMPLWPINALSQPVKESPSIFKETRTPVAVLGALDKITTRLSSIEARQNEVVRFGTLEIVMRYCRSTPPEETPESVAFLEITDVGNDAQRKKVFSGWMFASSPAVSPLEHPVYDIWLTSCKMVSGDTSKGSE, encoded by the coding sequence ATGAATGAGCGTCTTGTAAAAAAGACCGGAATTCTTAGTGACCTGATGATCTTGTTCGTTGCTTTGATGCCCTTATGGCCGATCAATGCTCTTAGCCAGCCCGTGAAGGAATCCCCCTCGATTTTTAAGGAAACTAGAACACCGGTGGCGGTTCTGGGCGCGTTGGACAAGATTACCACTCGCCTATCCAGCATAGAAGCCCGGCAAAATGAAGTGGTCCGCTTCGGCACGCTGGAAATTGTCATGCGCTATTGTCGCAGCACGCCGCCGGAAGAAACCCCGGAAAGCGTGGCTTTCCTGGAAATCACTGATGTCGGCAATGACGCGCAGCGCAAAAAAGTGTTTTCCGGCTGGATGTTTGCCTCCAGCCCGGCCGTCTCGCCTTTGGAACATCCGGTTTATGACATTTGGCTGACCAGTTGCAAAATGGTATCCGGGGATACCTCTAAAGGCAGCGAATAG
- a CDS encoding M48 family metalloprotease — translation MSFFHRPGGFYRILSVLLVLSFVMSPMAHAQRRGGLAILRDAEIEKYIRNMAEPLFVAAELDPGSVRTYLINDNTLNAFVAGGQNIFIHSGLLIAAENSNQVIGVLAHETGHITGGHLTRFTDGLKGATAMTLLGAILGAAAIAAGSGDAGMALMMGGQHLGTRTFLKYSRTQESAADQAGLTLLEKTEQSGEGLIDFLDHLGDQELLSSYQQDPYARTHPVSVERVARLRQRVTTSPYYGKAPDPTIETEFKRLQAKLYGYLKPGYATLNKYPPEDQSLYARYARTFAYHKMHQVEKALQEVDALIASAPQDPYFYETKGQILFENGRIEEAIPAYRMAVKNLPEEPLIRVAFAQALIATENNDYLPEAIESLEYALSRDPNNAFAWHQASVAYHRMGNDAMTRYATAERFLLSGNIRGAMVNAKHAVDLLPKNTPQWLRAQDILFVTRANLEAQGRGKDLPPLPDEKDGQGKDKAGKNRGN, via the coding sequence ATGAGCTTTTTTCATCGCCCTGGCGGGTTTTACAGAATTCTGAGCGTTCTGCTTGTTTTGTCTTTCGTGATGAGCCCCATGGCCCATGCGCAAAGACGTGGCGGTCTGGCAATTTTACGGGATGCGGAAATCGAAAAATATATTCGCAATATGGCGGAACCCTTGTTTGTTGCAGCGGAACTGGATCCAGGTTCTGTCAGGACCTATCTCATTAACGATAACACCCTGAATGCCTTCGTGGCCGGCGGACAGAATATTTTTATTCACTCCGGACTGCTGATTGCGGCCGAAAATTCCAATCAGGTAATCGGTGTTCTGGCCCATGAAACCGGGCATATCACCGGGGGGCACCTGACCCGATTTACGGATGGCCTTAAGGGGGCGACGGCCATGACGCTTCTCGGAGCCATTCTCGGGGCAGCGGCTATTGCCGCAGGGTCGGGGGATGCGGGCATGGCGCTGATGATGGGCGGACAGCACCTCGGAACCCGGACCTTCCTGAAATACAGCCGCACCCAAGAATCTGCCGCCGACCAAGCGGGACTGACACTTCTTGAAAAAACCGAACAAAGCGGAGAAGGCCTGATTGATTTTCTCGATCATCTTGGTGATCAGGAACTGTTGAGTTCCTATCAGCAGGATCCCTATGCTCGGACTCACCCGGTCAGCGTTGAACGAGTTGCCCGGCTCAGGCAACGCGTCACCACGTCGCCTTATTACGGGAAAGCACCTGACCCAACAATCGAGACTGAGTTCAAGCGCCTTCAGGCCAAATTATACGGGTATCTGAAGCCGGGGTATGCGACGTTGAACAAATATCCACCAGAGGATCAAAGCCTTTATGCGCGGTACGCCCGAACCTTTGCTTATCACAAGATGCATCAGGTGGAAAAAGCGCTGCAGGAAGTCGACGCCCTGATCGCCTCAGCGCCGCAGGACCCCTATTTTTATGAAACAAAGGGCCAAATTCTGTTTGAAAACGGGCGAATTGAAGAAGCCATTCCTGCCTATCGCATGGCTGTGAAAAATTTACCGGAAGAGCCTTTGATCCGCGTAGCCTTTGCCCAGGCTCTGATTGCGACGGAAAATAATGATTATCTGCCGGAAGCCATAGAAAGCCTGGAATACGCCCTGTCGCGCGACCCGAACAATGCCTTTGCCTGGCATCAGGCTTCCGTGGCCTATCATCGTATGGGCAATGATGCCATGACCCGCTATGCCACTGCCGAACGATTTCTGTTGAGTGGCAATATTCGCGGCGCTATGGTCAATGCCAAACACGCCGTGGACTTGTTGCCGAAAAATACGCCGCAATGGCTTCGGGCCCAGGATATTCTTTTCGTTACGCGCGCCAATCTGGAAGCCCAGGGCCGGGGCAAGGATCTGCCGCCTCTGCCGGATGAAAAAGACGGCCAAGGCAAAGATAAAGCAGGCAAGAATCGGGGCAATTGA
- the mlaD gene encoding outer membrane lipid asymmetry maintenance protein MlaD: protein MRNNLVETLMGLVVLFVAGTFLYFAYTHANIANNGGYLLKARFNKVDGLSVGSDVRISGIKVGTVVRQFIDPESYWAVVEFTVDPSIKLPEDTFAKITAEGLLGGNYLALDPGGSDEYLRDGDEILDTQGSVDLLGLLDKFAGSDDE from the coding sequence ATGCGAAATAACCTGGTGGAAACCCTGATGGGGCTTGTGGTCTTGTTTGTGGCCGGAACATTCCTGTATTTCGCTTATACTCACGCCAATATTGCCAACAATGGCGGATATCTTTTAAAGGCCCGCTTTAATAAGGTGGACGGCCTTTCGGTGGGCAGCGATGTTCGTATCAGCGGCATCAAGGTTGGCACAGTGGTGCGTCAGTTCATTGACCCGGAAAGTTATTGGGCGGTAGTGGAGTTCACCGTGGATCCGTCCATTAAACTTCCGGAAGATACCTTCGCCAAGATTACTGCTGAGGGGCTTCTGGGCGGAAATTATCTGGCCCTTGACCCAGGGGGCAGTGATGAATATCTGCGGGATGGTGACGAAATCCTTGATACTCAAGGGTCTGTTGATCTCCTGGGGCTGCTGGATAAATTTGCCGGATCAGACGATGAATGA
- the aat gene encoding leucyl/phenylalanyl-tRNA--protein transferase has protein sequence MTEISAELLLHAYSQGIFPMAEQADAEEIYWVDPQMRGIFPLDRFHVPAKLAKKIRKSPFEIRIDTAFPQVIRACAETIPGSERENTWINDHIICLYEDLFAMGYCHSVECWQQGTLVGGLYGVSIGGAFCGESMFHRVSDASKVALVYLVARLRYGGYSLLDTQFITPHLARFGAIEIPRQEYRKRLNEALNRAGDFYSLPLEVSPDTILQLVSQMS, from the coding sequence ATGACCGAAATTTCCGCAGAACTTCTTCTCCATGCCTATAGTCAGGGCATATTTCCCATGGCCGAACAGGCCGATGCGGAGGAAATCTATTGGGTGGATCCCCAAATGCGGGGGATCTTCCCATTGGACCGGTTTCATGTCCCGGCGAAACTGGCCAAAAAGATTCGCAAATCCCCCTTTGAGATACGCATAGACACCGCCTTCCCTCAGGTGATCCGGGCTTGTGCCGAAACCATACCCGGTAGCGAACGGGAAAACACCTGGATCAATGACCATATCATCTGTCTTTATGAAGACCTGTTCGCTATGGGGTACTGCCATTCCGTGGAATGCTGGCAGCAGGGAACTCTGGTCGGCGGACTCTATGGAGTGTCCATCGGTGGGGCCTTTTGCGGGGAGAGTATGTTTCACAGGGTCAGCGATGCCAGCAAGGTCGCACTTGTCTATCTTGTCGCCCGGTTGCGATATGGCGGATACAGCCTTCTGGATACCCAGTTCATCACCCCTCACCTGGCCCGTTTCGGGGCCATCGAAATTCCCCGGCAAGAATACAGAAAACGTCTGAATGAAGCCCTGAACAGGGCCGGTGATTTCTATTCGCTGCCTTTAGAGGTATCCCCGGATACCATTTTGCAACTGGTCAGCCAAATGTCATAA
- a CDS encoding NADH:ubiquinone oxidoreductase subunit NDUFA12: protein MISLFKRIFTWWNDSTIGTMLFTKRKGVKVGEDNQGNIYYREKDGDKRWVIYKGEVEASRIPPEWHAWLHYTIDETPVENPPRVKPWEKEHEPNPTGTVKAYFPKGSLYREGRRPTSNGDYEAWTPN, encoded by the coding sequence ATGATATCCCTATTCAAACGTATTTTTACCTGGTGGAATGACAGCACCATTGGCACCATGCTTTTTACCAAAAGAAAAGGCGTCAAGGTTGGAGAGGACAATCAGGGTAATATTTATTACCGGGAAAAAGACGGCGACAAACGCTGGGTCATTTACAAGGGAGAAGTTGAGGCTTCCCGAATTCCGCCTGAATGGCATGCCTGGTTGCATTATACGATTGATGAAACCCCTGTGGAAAATCCGCCGCGGGTCAAGCCTTGGGAAAAAGAACATGAGCCCAACCCAACCGGAACGGTCAAAGCATATTTCCCCAAAGGCAGTCTGTACCGGGAAGGCCGCCGGCCGACAAGCAATGGCGATTATGAGGCTTGGACGCCCAATTAA
- the accB gene encoding acetyl-CoA carboxylase biotin carboxyl carrier protein, with protein sequence MSKMHVDQELIRDLAALLNETDLTEIEVEDGERKIRVARTATAVAAAAPVAPAPVAAAPAAPTAESSAGSDLSSHPGAVTSPMVGTVYVAPEPGADPYIKVGDRVNSGDTLLIVEAMKVMNHIHAPKSGTVTQILVENGQPVEYGEPLVIIE encoded by the coding sequence ATGTCAAAAATGCACGTCGATCAGGAACTTATTCGCGATCTGGCAGCACTGCTTAATGAAACGGACCTGACCGAAATCGAAGTTGAGGACGGCGAACGAAAAATTCGTGTAGCCCGCACCGCAACCGCTGTTGCAGCAGCGGCACCGGTGGCTCCTGCTCCTGTTGCTGCTGCGCCCGCCGCCCCCACAGCTGAGAGCAGCGCCGGCAGTGATCTGAGTTCCCATCCCGGTGCCGTCACTTCGCCCATGGTGGGAACTGTCTATGTAGCTCCGGAACCAGGAGCCGATCCCTATATCAAAGTGGGAGACCGGGTGAACAGCGGGGATACCCTGTTGATTGTGGAAGCCATGAAAGTCATGAACCATATTCATGCGCCCAAATCCGGTACTGTCACGCAGATTCTGGTGGAAAACGGGCAACCCGTTGAATATGGCGAACCTCTGGTGATCATTGAATAA
- the accC gene encoding acetyl-CoA carboxylase biotin carboxylase subunit has product MFDKVLIANRGEIALRIHRACREMGIHTVAVHSVADEDAMHVRLADESVCIGPAPSAESYLNIPAIIAAAEITGVDAIHPGYGFLSENDKFSEIVEEHNIVFIGPSAEHIRLMGDKISAKETVKKLGIPVVPGSDGEIRDIKEAMKIAKDIGYPVIVKAAAGGGGRGMKVVHNEQELQKAVSTAKQEARAAFGDDAVYLEKFLTLPRHIELQIIADKHGNAVHLGERDCSLQRRHQKVLEEAPSPALNASEREKIGEVVRKAVQGLGYVGAGTIEFLYENGEFYFIEMNTRLQVEHPVTEMITGIDLVREQIRVAAGLPLSFKQEDISFSGHAIECRINAEDPFTFAPSPGRIGDYHTPGGLGVRVDSALYSGYSIPPYYDSMIAKLIVHGKTRNECLMRLRRALEEYVIDGIKTTIPLHQRLIRESDFVNGAYDIHWLENFLNTMDK; this is encoded by the coding sequence ATGTTTGATAAAGTGCTTATTGCCAACCGGGGCGAAATTGCTCTTCGCATTCATCGCGCCTGCCGGGAAATGGGCATTCATACCGTTGCCGTTCATTCCGTGGCCGATGAAGACGCCATGCATGTGCGTCTGGCGGATGAAAGTGTCTGTATTGGTCCGGCGCCTTCGGCGGAAAGTTATCTGAATATTCCCGCCATTATTGCCGCAGCTGAAATCACCGGTGTGGATGCCATTCATCCCGGATACGGTTTCTTATCCGAAAATGATAAATTTTCGGAAATCGTTGAAGAACATAACATCGTCTTTATCGGACCGTCCGCGGAACATATCCGTCTGATGGGAGATAAGATTTCCGCCAAGGAAACTGTCAAGAAGCTGGGCATTCCCGTGGTGCCCGGCTCTGATGGCGAAATTCGCGATATCAAAGAAGCCATGAAAATCGCTAAGGATATTGGCTATCCGGTGATCGTAAAGGCTGCTGCCGGCGGCGGCGGACGCGGTATGAAAGTGGTCCACAATGAACAGGAACTGCAAAAAGCCGTTAGCACCGCCAAACAGGAAGCCAGGGCCGCCTTCGGTGATGATGCCGTGTATCTGGAAAAATTCCTCACTCTGCCAAGGCATATTGAATTACAGATCATTGCGGACAAACATGGCAATGCCGTGCATCTCGGGGAACGGGACTGTTCCCTGCAGCGGCGCCATCAGAAAGTCCTGGAGGAGGCCCCGTCCCCTGCCCTGAATGCCAGTGAACGGGAAAAAATCGGGGAAGTTGTGCGCAAGGCTGTGCAGGGGCTGGGTTATGTCGGCGCCGGTACCATTGAATTCCTGTATGAGAACGGGGAATTTTATTTTATCGAAATGAATACCCGTTTGCAGGTGGAACATCCGGTGACGGAAATGATCACCGGTATTGACCTGGTGCGCGAACAGATCCGGGTGGCGGCGGGCTTGCCGCTATCCTTCAAACAGGAAGATATTTCCTTTTCCGGCCACGCTATTGAATGCCGCATCAATGCGGAAGATCCCTTTACCTTTGCCCCCTCTCCCGGTCGGATCGGCGATTATCATACCCCGGGCGGGCTTGGGGTCCGGGTGGATTCCGCGTTATACAGCGGGTATAGTATCCCGCCTTATTACGACAGCATGATCGCCAAGCTGATCGTCCATGGCAAAACCCGCAACGAATGTCTAATGCGGTTGCGTCGGGCGTTGGAAGAGTATGTCATTGACGGGATCAAAACCACCATTCCTCTGCATCAGCGCCTGATCCGGGAAAGTGATTTCGTCAATGGAGCTTATGACATTCATTGGCTGGAGAATTTCCTGAATACAATGGATAAATGA
- the aroQ gene encoding type II 3-dehydroquinate dehydratase, with protein sequence MTNTSKKTVMVINGPNLNLLGSREPEVYGRESLKDIEHRLKTHASATPWQVDFRQSNQEGEIIDWIHEARESAQAIIINAGAYTHTSIAIMDALLAVNLPIIEVHLSNIFKREDFRHHSYISPASRGIICGFGSRGYLLALDALADITAQKQ encoded by the coding sequence ATGACGAATACCTCAAAGAAGACTGTCATGGTCATCAATGGGCCCAATCTGAATCTTCTCGGCAGCCGTGAGCCGGAAGTTTATGGTCGCGAAAGCCTGAAAGATATTGAGCACCGTCTGAAAACGCATGCTTCCGCAACACCCTGGCAGGTTGATTTTCGCCAAAGCAATCAAGAAGGCGAAATCATTGACTGGATTCACGAGGCGCGCGAGAGCGCACAGGCCATTATCATTAATGCCGGCGCTTATACGCACACTTCTATTGCCATCATGGATGCATTGCTTGCTGTGAATCTGCCCATTATTGAAGTTCATCTGTCGAATATCTTCAAGCGTGAGGATTTTCGTCATCATTCTTATATTTCACCGGCTTCCCGGGGGATAATCTGCGGCTTTGGGAGCCGGGGATATCTGTTGGCGCTTGACGCTCTGGCGGATATAACCGCACAAAAACAATAA